A DNA window from Rubripirellula tenax contains the following coding sequences:
- a CDS encoding glucosamine-6-phosphate deaminase, whose product MQTILTSNRDTMGRIVASRAAEDLRSAIQRYGSANLIVATGASQFEVLSNLVQATDIDWTRVYGFHLDEYAGLSPDHPASFCRYLKERFVDLVKLADFQFLYGDQDPAATIARVSPLIAKTRIDVALVGIGENGHLAFNDPPADFETTEPYLCVELDQPCRMQQVGEGWFASLEDVPTHAISMSVSQILKSAKIYCSVPDSQKAVAVAATIEGPITPDVPASVLKRHANTILVIDEASSASLRSDTRSELERVA is encoded by the coding sequence ATGCAAACGATTTTAACGAGCAACCGGGACACGATGGGGCGTATCGTGGCAAGTCGCGCAGCGGAAGACCTGCGATCCGCAATCCAACGCTATGGATCGGCGAATCTGATCGTCGCCACCGGAGCCTCGCAGTTCGAAGTGCTTTCGAACTTGGTTCAAGCCACAGACATCGACTGGACACGCGTGTACGGATTCCACTTGGACGAATACGCGGGTCTCTCGCCCGACCACCCGGCTTCGTTCTGTCGCTATCTGAAGGAACGATTCGTTGACCTCGTCAAGCTTGCCGATTTTCAGTTTCTCTACGGCGACCAAGACCCCGCGGCAACGATCGCAAGAGTCAGTCCATTGATCGCAAAAACTCGTATCGATGTTGCCCTTGTTGGCATCGGTGAAAACGGGCACCTAGCGTTCAACGATCCGCCCGCCGATTTCGAGACGACGGAACCCTACCTCTGCGTCGAACTGGACCAACCGTGCCGAATGCAACAGGTCGGTGAAGGTTGGTTCGCTTCATTGGAAGACGTTCCGACGCATGCGATCAGCATGTCCGTGTCACAGATTCTAAAGTCAGCAAAGATCTACTGCAGCGTCCCCGATTCGCAAAAGGCCGTCGCCGTCGCAGCCACAATCGAAGGCCCGATCACACCGGATGTCCCCGCGAGTGTCCTGAAACGGCACGCAAACACGATACTGGTGATTGACGAAGCGTCTTCGGCGAGTCTCCGCTCCGACACCCGATCCGAATTGGAACGTGTCGCATGA
- a CDS encoding alpha/beta hydrolase family protein, translating into MSRQILIVFALGWCSLATLCADEPHSDAAESVGGMIRVLPSGKRPHDARLGELKTLNGHFPFAVPANPAQWYSRAESLRRRVLVATGLWPMPERAPIHATIYGKVQRDGFTVEKVSFESLPGHFVTGLLFRPSDSSLAKRPGVLSPHGHGGRNQAFTDDELATQLNSGGEHFAASGRTPKLARCAQLARMGCVTFIFDMLGYCDSVQIPFEVAHRHADVRPVETESTDDAWVFYSPQADLRLQSVMGLQTFNAIRSLDFLASLPDVDADRLAVTGGSGGGTQSILLGAIDDRIKVSFPNGMVSTSMQGGCYCENCNLLRIGTGNVELAALMAPRPQAMTAANDWTSAMMTDGYPQLKWLYAMVGNADDVHCRPLLQFPHNYNYVTRATMYSWFNRHLSLGLDEPIVEGDFTPLSVAETTVWDDEHRAPTSVGPQHERAICRWWDQQSRTMPGIGMSIAGDNLSEFRSVVGAAWQTMIDGELPIDVRYREVRSQQRGGLNFSMGLVTAPARGVELPVVIIRSESGASATGRVVVWTDGLGKSAILKQLTDSRSLLRQIVAKGDTVLLPDLFEQGEFRDDGVPLDRQRRVDDARAYSAFTLGYNPTLVAHRSSDLLAIIKYAKQVGADQVVMIATGGSASYAALAAAIAGNVVDHAIIDTQGFRFAAIDDWQDANFVPGAVKYGDMPAILALRAPHRLTVIGERDLPVLVEQVFKAAGASKSVDSKANVDANLIEEFHR; encoded by the coding sequence ATGAGTCGTCAGATCTTAATAGTTTTCGCATTGGGATGGTGTTCGCTTGCGACGCTTTGTGCGGATGAACCCCATTCGGATGCCGCTGAAAGTGTCGGCGGAATGATCCGAGTCTTGCCATCGGGAAAGCGTCCCCATGATGCTCGGCTGGGCGAACTGAAAACGCTCAATGGGCATTTTCCTTTCGCCGTACCGGCCAACCCCGCCCAGTGGTATTCGCGGGCCGAGTCACTTCGTCGCCGGGTTTTGGTGGCGACGGGGTTGTGGCCGATGCCGGAGCGAGCACCGATTCACGCGACCATCTACGGCAAGGTCCAACGCGACGGATTCACAGTCGAGAAAGTTTCCTTCGAAAGCCTGCCCGGCCATTTCGTAACGGGTCTGTTGTTTCGTCCATCGGATTCCAGTCTCGCGAAACGCCCAGGGGTCTTGTCGCCTCATGGCCATGGCGGACGCAATCAAGCATTCACTGACGATGAACTGGCCACGCAATTGAACAGCGGCGGTGAGCACTTCGCCGCATCGGGCCGAACGCCCAAATTGGCTCGCTGCGCACAGTTGGCTCGGATGGGGTGCGTGACCTTCATCTTCGACATGCTTGGCTATTGCGATTCGGTGCAGATCCCATTCGAGGTCGCCCATCGTCACGCGGACGTGCGGCCGGTGGAAACCGAAAGCACTGACGACGCGTGGGTCTTCTACAGTCCTCAAGCGGATCTGCGATTGCAATCCGTCATGGGGCTGCAAACTTTCAACGCGATCCGTTCCCTCGATTTTCTAGCATCGCTGCCGGACGTCGACGCCGATCGGTTGGCCGTCACCGGCGGCAGCGGCGGTGGCACCCAATCGATCCTGTTGGGTGCGATCGATGATCGAATCAAAGTCTCGTTCCCCAACGGCATGGTTTCCACATCGATGCAGGGCGGGTGTTACTGCGAGAATTGCAACCTGCTGCGGATCGGAACGGGGAACGTTGAGCTAGCCGCGCTGATGGCGCCTCGTCCCCAAGCGATGACGGCCGCCAACGATTGGACATCGGCGATGATGACAGACGGCTATCCGCAATTGAAATGGTTGTACGCGATGGTCGGTAACGCTGACGATGTTCATTGTCGACCGCTGCTGCAGTTTCCCCACAACTATAACTACGTCACTCGTGCGACGATGTATTCGTGGTTCAATCGACACTTGTCGCTGGGCTTGGATGAACCGATCGTCGAGGGCGACTTCACTCCGCTAAGCGTCGCCGAGACGACGGTTTGGGACGACGAACATCGGGCGCCCACATCCGTTGGGCCCCAGCACGAACGAGCCATTTGTCGATGGTGGGATCAGCAATCCAGAACCATGCCGGGAATTGGGATGTCGATAGCGGGTGACAACTTGAGCGAGTTTCGATCGGTCGTCGGCGCCGCATGGCAAACGATGATCGATGGTGAACTGCCGATCGACGTTCGCTATCGTGAAGTCCGTTCGCAGCAGCGTGGCGGTTTGAATTTTTCGATGGGGTTGGTGACCGCTCCCGCTCGGGGCGTCGAGTTGCCGGTGGTCATTATCCGAAGCGAATCGGGGGCATCGGCAACCGGTCGAGTGGTCGTGTGGACAGACGGGCTTGGCAAGTCGGCGATTTTAAAACAGTTGACTGACTCGCGTTCGTTGCTTCGCCAGATCGTTGCCAAGGGTGACACCGTTTTGTTGCCGGACTTGTTCGAACAAGGCGAATTTCGCGACGACGGCGTGCCTCTGGATCGACAGCGCCGCGTCGACGATGCACGAGCCTATTCGGCTTTCACGTTGGGCTACAACCCGACGCTGGTTGCCCATCGAAGTAGTGACTTGCTGGCCATCATCAAGTACGCCAAGCAAGTCGGTGCCGACCAAGTCGTGATGATCGCCACCGGCGGTTCAGCCTCTTACGCGGCGTTGGCGGCTGCGATTGCCGGTAACGTCGTCGATCATGCAATCATCGATACGCAGGGGTTTCGTTTTGCAGCGATCGACGATTGGCAAGACGCAAACTTTGTCCCCGGCGCAGTCAAGTACGGAGACATGCCAGCCATTCTCGCGCTTCGCGCCCCGCACCGTTTGACGGTCATCGGCGAAAGAGATTTGCCGGTGCTCGTCGAGCAAGTTTTTAAGGCCGCCGGCGCATCTAAAAGTGTCGATTCAAAGGCGAATGTCGATGCGAATTTGATCGAAGAGTTCCATCGGTAA
- a CDS encoding PEP-CTERM sorting domain-containing protein (PEP-CTERM proteins occur, often in large numbers, in the proteomes of bacteria that also encode an exosortase, a predicted intramembrane cysteine proteinase. The presence of a PEP-CTERM domain at a protein's C-terminus predicts cleavage within the sorting domain, followed by covalent anchoring to some some component of the (usually Gram-negative) cell surface. Many PEP-CTERM proteins exhibit an unusual sequence composition that includes large numbers of potential glycosylation sites. Expression of one such protein has been shown restore the ability of a bacterium to form floc, a type of biofilm.) — translation MIPPLVNVYRRGINMRMFLAAFVFLICLDTASTQAAILIQMQETAGNVVFAYSGSLDVSGVGSPGLSFSFGGITPSGGDISLASPGGTATEIYSAAIATSQIFGSGGRAPGSQFLGDPLSVSSSAITMPRNYVNNSQISGSLTFQGQTFNSLGVDNVSAPYVWTVNGSGDTITLSAVPEPSSIAACFLLIGWFAVRHKRRHRSLGTMVR, via the coding sequence ATGATCCCACCGCTGGTCAATGTTTATCGTCGGGGAATCAATATGCGAATGTTCTTAGCTGCTTTTGTGTTTTTGATCTGCCTCGATACGGCATCGACGCAAGCTGCGATTCTGATTCAGATGCAGGAAACGGCGGGAAATGTCGTGTTCGCCTATAGTGGGAGCCTGGACGTCAGCGGAGTTGGCTCACCTGGCCTTTCGTTCAGCTTTGGCGGCATCACTCCGTCTGGTGGCGACATTAGTTTGGCGTCACCAGGTGGCACGGCAACGGAGATCTATAGTGCCGCAATTGCGACATCTCAGATATTCGGCAGCGGGGGGAGAGCGCCGGGAAGCCAGTTTCTAGGTGATCCATTAAGTGTCTCTAGCTCTGCGATTACGATGCCGCGAAACTACGTCAACAATTCGCAAATTTCGGGCTCGCTGACATTTCAAGGACAGACTTTTAACAGTCTCGGCGTGGACAACGTTTCGGCTCCGTATGTTTGGACCGTCAATGGCAGTGGAGACACGATTACTCTGTCGGCAGTACCAGAACCTTCTTCGATAGCAGCGTGCTTCTTGTTGATCGGTTGGTTCGCAGTCCGGCATAAGCGTCGCCATCGGTCGCTCGGAACGATGGTGCGTTAG
- a CDS encoding cryptochrome/photolyase family protein, which yields MHVNTLRNLVLVLGDQLNHDSAALEDFDEQRDRVWMAENQDESTHVWCHKTRLVAFFSPMRHFRDELRGSGKTVLYHELPIDGRKARSTSFASLLAETLAEQAFEKIILVQPGDHRVLAALETTTREADVAMEVREDRHFYCSIDRFAQWSDGRKSMVLENFYRVMREEHRVLLDSDGAPEGGQWNFDKDNRGKFGKGGPGDVPSPPTFRPDAITRDVITMVEARFNDHPGKCDQFDLPVNRKQALRYLADFIEHRLANFGKYQDAMWTGETFLYHSRLSNAINLHLLSPREVVDAAVAAYRNGTAPLAATEGFVRQILGWREYVRGVYWTRMPEYATLNSLDCDLDQDVPSSYWDGRTNMACVADAMRLLIDTAYAHHIQRLMVLGLFAQLMGVHPAKFNEWHMAMYADAVDWVSLPNALGMSQHGDGGVMATKPYCASGNYINKMSNHCKTCRYKYNEAIGDDACPVTTLYWDFLDRNRERFTKNHRMVMQIKNLERKSPSEMDEIRDRANKIRRGDISV from the coding sequence ATGCACGTGAACACACTCCGCAACCTCGTCCTGGTTTTGGGCGACCAACTCAATCACGATTCGGCCGCGCTGGAGGATTTCGACGAGCAACGCGATCGAGTTTGGATGGCTGAAAACCAGGACGAATCGACCCACGTTTGGTGCCACAAAACCCGATTGGTCGCCTTCTTTTCGCCCATGAGGCATTTTCGCGATGAGCTTCGTGGTTCGGGAAAGACGGTGCTGTACCACGAGTTGCCCATCGATGGCCGGAAAGCTCGATCCACCAGTTTTGCGAGCTTGCTTGCCGAAACGCTCGCCGAACAGGCCTTCGAAAAAATCATCCTCGTCCAACCGGGTGACCATCGCGTTCTGGCGGCGTTGGAAACGACCACACGCGAAGCCGACGTCGCGATGGAAGTACGCGAGGATCGACACTTCTATTGCTCGATCGATCGGTTTGCCCAGTGGTCGGACGGTCGCAAGTCGATGGTCCTGGAAAATTTTTACCGCGTGATGCGAGAAGAGCATCGAGTGCTGCTGGACAGCGATGGCGCCCCCGAAGGCGGCCAATGGAATTTCGACAAAGACAACCGCGGCAAGTTCGGCAAAGGTGGCCCCGGTGACGTCCCCTCTCCGCCGACATTCCGACCCGATGCGATCACGCGCGACGTCATCACGATGGTCGAAGCCCGGTTCAACGATCACCCTGGCAAGTGCGACCAGTTCGACTTACCCGTCAATCGCAAACAGGCACTCCGATACCTCGCCGACTTCATCGAACACCGGCTGGCGAATTTCGGAAAGTACCAAGACGCGATGTGGACGGGCGAAACGTTCCTGTACCATTCGCGATTGTCCAATGCGATCAACTTGCACTTGCTCAGCCCCCGCGAAGTTGTCGACGCCGCCGTCGCGGCCTACCGAAATGGAACCGCGCCGCTGGCTGCAACGGAAGGATTCGTTCGACAAATTTTGGGATGGCGTGAATATGTTCGCGGCGTTTACTGGACGCGTATGCCCGAATACGCGACGCTCAATTCGCTCGATTGTGATCTCGATCAAGACGTGCCGAGCTCCTATTGGGATGGGCGAACCAACATGGCATGCGTCGCTGATGCAATGCGGTTGCTGATCGATACTGCGTACGCCCACCACATCCAGCGGTTGATGGTGCTGGGCTTATTCGCCCAGTTGATGGGCGTCCATCCCGCCAAATTCAATGAATGGCATATGGCGATGTACGCCGACGCAGTCGATTGGGTCAGTTTGCCCAACGCATTGGGAATGAGCCAGCACGGTGATGGTGGTGTGATGGCGACGAAGCCGTATTGTGCGAGCGGCAATTACATCAACAAAATGAGCAATCACTGCAAAACGTGCCGATACAAGTACAACGAAGCCATCGGCGACGACGCATGTCCCGTCACGACGCTGTACTGGGACTTTCTGGATCGAAACCGAGAGCGATTCACCAAGAACCATCGCATGGTGATGCAGATCAAAAACCTGGAGCGAAAGTCACCGTCCGAGATGGACGAAATTCGTGATCGCGCAAACAAGATTCGACGCGGCGACATCTCGGTCTAG
- a CDS encoding prolyl oligopeptidase family serine peptidase, whose protein sequence is MRLLLLLACLVASPWAVAEVYKSLPPTGIEIDAAVAQKLKTRVADLDLEIASQKSDATDASDWTPDVEVLVRAVRLALQQNLFFKESEVKDASRLLDEAERRLKAAKSGDRGLKLLGWNGKASKEPTLLVGGFTSDIDDSVQPYGLVVPATFSENFSGGRGPHRLDVWLHGRGDTKTEIPFLKERMTKVGEYAPAGTFVLHPFGRHCVAFKFAGETDVYEAIDHVAELVSVDRDRVAMRGFSMGGAGVWHMAVHDPTRWFAANPGAGFVDTIVYQGWTEKSPVEWTPTRTKLLNWYDVLPWVTNLRNTSLVAYSGEVDKQREAAERVTAAAKAAGIEYEHIIGKDMGHKIDPPSAKKIDGLLQRLAKSDPPSPRRKIDFVTYHLRYHQADWLSVEGLAEQFSPGRVGAELVDDHSVKITTDGVTRLRLNFAKSGWPGDAVPVRVDIDGQSVEAVDGGKAKGLQCELYRDGDWKLERDFAKTLRKRPGVQGPIDDAFCGRFVFVSPSRPAVHGNVQRWIDREMAYASQRWQTLMRGEARFVKDTDVTEEMIASCHLVCFGDFTSNRYLAGIAGGLPIQWNKETIAVGGKSFDPVNHAVAMCFPNPKNPHRYVVVNSGMTFREFSNTSNSRQIAMLPDWAVIDVTAEDDTIFAGHIAADGFFDEQWKLKE, encoded by the coding sequence GTGCGTCTATTATTGTTGCTGGCTTGCCTGGTTGCTTCGCCCTGGGCGGTGGCCGAAGTGTACAAGTCGCTGCCGCCGACCGGCATTGAAATCGATGCAGCCGTTGCCCAGAAACTGAAGACGCGAGTCGCGGACTTGGATCTTGAAATCGCTTCGCAAAAAAGCGATGCGACGGATGCCAGCGATTGGACGCCCGACGTTGAAGTGCTGGTGCGGGCGGTGCGATTGGCGCTGCAGCAAAACTTGTTCTTCAAAGAATCAGAGGTCAAGGATGCGTCGCGTTTGTTGGACGAAGCCGAGCGGCGACTGAAGGCAGCGAAGTCGGGCGACCGCGGTTTGAAGTTGCTGGGTTGGAACGGAAAGGCATCGAAAGAACCGACGTTGTTGGTCGGTGGTTTTACGTCCGACATCGATGATTCGGTCCAGCCTTACGGATTGGTTGTTCCAGCAACGTTTTCGGAAAATTTTTCAGGCGGTCGAGGTCCGCATCGGTTGGACGTTTGGCTTCACGGCCGCGGTGACACGAAGACGGAGATTCCGTTTTTGAAAGAACGCATGACGAAGGTGGGCGAGTACGCGCCCGCTGGGACGTTTGTTTTGCATCCGTTCGGTCGACACTGTGTGGCGTTCAAGTTCGCGGGTGAAACGGATGTTTACGAAGCGATCGACCATGTCGCCGAATTGGTATCCGTCGATCGTGACCGCGTGGCGATGCGAGGATTTTCGATGGGCGGCGCCGGCGTGTGGCACATGGCCGTTCACGATCCGACACGGTGGTTCGCGGCCAACCCGGGTGCCGGATTCGTCGACACGATCGTCTATCAAGGTTGGACCGAAAAATCGCCGGTCGAGTGGACACCGACGCGAACGAAGCTGTTGAATTGGTACGACGTACTGCCTTGGGTCACGAATCTTCGCAATACATCACTGGTCGCGTACAGCGGCGAAGTCGACAAGCAGCGTGAAGCTGCCGAGCGGGTTACTGCCGCGGCCAAGGCGGCAGGCATCGAATACGAACACATCATTGGCAAAGATATGGGCCACAAAATTGATCCACCGTCGGCCAAGAAAATTGATGGATTGCTGCAGCGGTTGGCGAAATCCGATCCGCCGTCCCCGCGAAGAAAAATCGATTTTGTGACCTACCACTTACGCTATCACCAGGCCGATTGGTTGTCGGTCGAGGGGTTGGCCGAACAGTTCTCGCCGGGACGCGTCGGTGCGGAATTGGTCGACGATCACTCCGTCAAGATCACCACCGACGGCGTCACTCGTTTGCGATTGAACTTTGCCAAATCGGGTTGGCCGGGTGATGCGGTTCCGGTTCGCGTTGACATTGATGGTCAGTCGGTGGAGGCCGTCGATGGCGGAAAAGCGAAGGGGTTACAGTGCGAACTCTATCGCGATGGCGATTGGAAATTGGAACGCGATTTCGCGAAGACGCTTCGCAAACGACCGGGCGTGCAAGGACCGATCGACGACGCGTTTTGCGGTCGGTTCGTGTTCGTGTCGCCCAGTCGTCCGGCCGTGCACGGAAATGTCCAACGATGGATTGATCGCGAGATGGCCTACGCATCGCAGCGATGGCAAACGTTGATGCGTGGCGAAGCGAGGTTTGTGAAAGACACCGACGTGACCGAAGAAATGATCGCCAGCTGTCACTTGGTTTGCTTTGGCGACTTCACCAGCAACCGATACTTGGCCGGGATCGCTGGTGGTTTGCCAATCCAGTGGAATAAGGAAACGATCGCCGTCGGCGGCAAGAGTTTTGATCCGGTGAATCATGCGGTGGCGATGTGCTTTCCGAATCCGAAAAATCCCCATCGTTACGTGGTCGTCAACAGCGGCATGACGTTCCGTGAGTTTTCGAACACCAGCAACTCACGCCAAATTGCGATGTTGCCGGACTGGGCTGTCATCGACGTCACTGCCGAAGACGACACGATTTTTGCCGGTCACATTGCGGCCGACGGATTCTTCGATGAACAATGGAAGCTCAAAGAATGA
- a CDS encoding YkgJ family cysteine cluster protein, giving the protein MKDRTQMTRLPTVDDCEGCGVCCMHMGYPPYLRGEDGGRVEVYWTRMPPELKREWLEYVENYQVAEGELDGPCVWFDLESRRCKHHDARPSVCRDFEVGSKGCRDWRKAYEIS; this is encoded by the coding sequence ATGAAAGACCGTACTCAGATGACTCGCTTGCCAACGGTCGACGACTGCGAAGGATGCGGCGTGTGCTGCATGCACATGGGATACCCGCCCTACCTGCGAGGCGAAGATGGTGGCCGCGTCGAAGTCTATTGGACTCGCATGCCACCCGAACTGAAACGCGAGTGGTTGGAGTACGTCGAGAACTACCAGGTTGCCGAGGGCGAATTGGATGGTCCGTGCGTTTGGTTCGACTTAGAAAGCCGACGCTGCAAGCACCACGACGCGCGGCCGAGCGTGTGCCGCGATTTTGAAGTCGGCAGCAAGGGCTGCCGTGATTGGCGCAAGGCCTACGAAATTTCGTAG
- a CDS encoding helix-turn-helix domain-containing protein: MRYAFRLAELLGHTPDRRKRPGTIKSIVEHTGLDRHQVASLLKNEAKYIPLDALSRICDYLIDHGYAPADQLPGALFAVNAENFWELLARRGEIEIVLGVRENSDTASPDNATVVASDAVLFGELLNGVSTLGGAAKHHGSADGEESTAQAVPMPDRLQQTLVWSPGQVSLEDARNRATEVFEGFVEAQGDRGMVCIGSVKSNPVVELLFADAFGCTPFVTEDDVDDVSARSCPFFLRYRDTDPQPGGASAGLRLSKNEDAPEPGFYYEKDDGTWAYVGGKNKDTALVFYLFREALGRLDMVLSGFSGRATRLLAKTLAIRGEEFWPPVYEEAGLQIGAYLVQYDNTDAKPTREDLLFNSGGAATIMPLSREAIAKRIARR, translated from the coding sequence ATGAGATACGCATTCCGTTTGGCGGAACTTCTCGGGCACACACCCGATCGACGCAAACGACCTGGCACGATCAAGTCGATCGTCGAACATACGGGGCTGGACCGACACCAAGTCGCGTCACTTTTGAAAAACGAAGCCAAGTACATTCCGCTGGATGCATTGTCCCGCATTTGCGACTACTTGATCGACCACGGATACGCCCCGGCCGACCAATTGCCCGGTGCCTTGTTCGCCGTCAATGCAGAAAACTTTTGGGAATTGCTGGCTCGCCGTGGGGAGATCGAAATCGTCCTGGGTGTTCGCGAGAACTCGGACACCGCGTCGCCCGACAATGCGACGGTCGTGGCCAGCGACGCCGTGCTGTTCGGCGAACTGCTCAACGGCGTCTCGACGCTTGGTGGTGCTGCCAAGCACCACGGGTCGGCCGATGGTGAAGAGAGCACTGCCCAAGCAGTTCCCATGCCCGACCGATTGCAACAAACATTGGTGTGGAGCCCCGGCCAAGTCTCGCTCGAAGATGCTCGCAACCGAGCCACCGAAGTCTTCGAAGGCTTTGTCGAAGCCCAAGGCGACCGCGGCATGGTCTGTATCGGCAGTGTGAAAAGTAATCCCGTCGTCGAACTGTTGTTCGCCGACGCGTTCGGATGCACACCGTTCGTCACCGAAGACGACGTCGACGACGTTTCGGCCCGGTCATGTCCGTTCTTTTTGCGTTACCGTGACACCGACCCGCAACCGGGTGGCGCCTCGGCAGGGCTCCGACTCAGCAAGAACGAAGACGCGCCCGAGCCCGGTTTCTATTACGAAAAAGACGACGGCACATGGGCCTACGTCGGCGGCAAGAACAAAGACACTGCGTTGGTTTTCTATCTGTTCCGCGAAGCCCTCGGTCGCTTGGACATGGTGCTTAGCGGATTCTCGGGACGAGCAACACGATTGTTGGCCAAGACGCTTGCGATTCGCGGCGAAGAATTCTGGCCACCGGTTTACGAAGAAGCCGGTTTGCAGATCGGTGCGTACTTGGTCCAGTACGACAACACCGACGCCAAGCCGACTCGCGAAGACTTGCTCTTCAACTCCGGTGGTGCAGCCACGATCATGCCGCTGTCGCGTGAAGCGATCGCTAAGCGTATCGCCCGGCGATAA